The [Bacillus] selenitireducens MLS10 genome includes a region encoding these proteins:
- the helD gene encoding RNA polymerase recycling motor HelD, whose translation MNHTERSRRKEEERLAETVAYIEDVLDAAEQSRIEYKQHIKQALIDLDHLDSSNSYVNILANANLLDTTGNKLHQLRSLKEKPYFARMDYKPRGHETADVLYIGKTSLSDRESHEPVIVDWRSPIANLYYEGQLGDVSYEANGYMYEGELQLKRQFQIEKRTLLDMRDIDLTARDQILQESLTTSADNRLKDIVSTIQAEQNQVIRAEMNRPMIVQGVAGSGKTTIALHRMAYYIYQFAEDFDPSELMILAPNHLFLDYVSEVLPELGVDQVTQTTFIAYATSILGNELRFVSKDQRLQILIDGPDHHEQWIASFKGSKAMKCALDRYIGDVVSDWLPDEDIRLDRYTLMSRDELRTLFVEEYTYLPPYQRLSKIKEVLKMTVKQKADLLIREVEEIYDNKIDQVRNRIKDTEDRRKRVVRLWDKREAHLEKMKLEKKRIVPDFTKQLPRKKTVSLVKDLLTKKEVSKTYFGDDLSEDNISQLVTRQRKLFKTKELDLEDAAILLYVEQALFGTDQEKKYKNIFIDEAQDYSYLELFVLRKVSQTSLFTILGDLSQGIHGYRAISDWNQVIEDIFPNANYKILKKSYRTTVEIMEKANCVIQLAPYKGMVLAEPVVRHDKEPEGILCDTQKEAMNTILDIYYRLTTQHYQSFAVITKTGHEAELIADSLRKQANSLTVELLDEHANYSHADLVVLPSYLSKGLEFDVVMIYTDQEPFKENSLDVKLLYVSMTRALHRLFVLYNQENPGIIQHSVAKGE comes from the coding sequence TTGAACCATACAGAGCGCAGTAGACGAAAAGAAGAAGAGCGGCTTGCTGAAACAGTCGCATATATTGAGGACGTACTGGATGCTGCAGAACAAAGTCGGATTGAATACAAACAACATATAAAACAGGCATTGATTGATCTCGATCATCTCGACAGTTCAAACAGTTACGTTAATATTTTGGCGAATGCCAATTTACTCGACACAACAGGCAACAAGTTGCATCAGTTGCGGAGCCTGAAAGAGAAACCGTATTTCGCGAGAATGGATTATAAGCCTCGAGGCCACGAGACGGCAGATGTGTTGTATATCGGCAAAACTTCGTTATCTGACAGGGAGAGTCATGAACCTGTGATCGTGGATTGGCGTTCGCCAATTGCTAATCTTTATTACGAAGGTCAGTTAGGAGATGTCTCATACGAAGCAAATGGTTACATGTATGAAGGAGAGCTCCAACTTAAGCGTCAGTTTCAGATAGAGAAGCGCACCCTGCTCGATATGCGCGACATTGATCTTACGGCACGTGATCAAATCTTGCAGGAATCATTGACGACTAGTGCAGATAACCGCTTAAAAGATATTGTTTCAACGATTCAGGCCGAACAAAACCAGGTAATCCGTGCTGAAATGAACCGACCAATGATTGTGCAAGGCGTGGCGGGAAGTGGAAAGACAACCATTGCACTTCACAGAATGGCCTATTATATATATCAGTTTGCAGAGGATTTTGATCCGTCAGAACTAATGATTCTTGCACCGAACCACTTGTTTCTTGACTATGTATCAGAAGTGCTTCCTGAGCTTGGAGTTGATCAGGTCACGCAGACGACATTCATAGCGTATGCGACATCGATTCTCGGGAATGAACTTCGTTTTGTCTCAAAAGATCAACGTCTCCAAATACTGATTGATGGACCAGATCATCATGAGCAATGGATAGCCTCATTTAAGGGCTCTAAGGCAATGAAATGTGCACTTGATCGGTACATTGGGGATGTTGTGTCAGACTGGCTTCCGGATGAGGATATCAGGTTGGACCGTTATACCTTGATGAGCCGCGACGAACTCCGCACATTATTTGTAGAGGAATATACGTATTTGCCTCCTTATCAGAGATTATCCAAAATCAAAGAAGTCTTAAAAATGACGGTAAAACAAAAAGCAGATCTACTCATAAGAGAGGTTGAGGAGATATACGATAATAAAATCGATCAGGTGAGAAATCGGATCAAAGATACAGAAGATCGTCGTAAACGTGTTGTACGCCTGTGGGACAAAAGAGAAGCACATCTTGAAAAGATGAAACTGGAAAAGAAGCGGATCGTACCGGATTTCACGAAACAGTTACCTCGAAAAAAAACGGTTTCTTTAGTTAAAGATCTCCTGACGAAAAAAGAAGTATCCAAAACGTATTTCGGGGATGATCTCAGTGAGGATAATATTTCTCAGTTGGTAACCCGTCAGAGAAAGCTGTTCAAAACGAAAGAACTGGATCTTGAAGATGCCGCCATCCTTCTCTACGTGGAACAGGCTCTATTCGGAACAGACCAGGAGAAGAAATATAAAAATATCTTTATCGATGAGGCACAGGATTATTCATATTTAGAATTATTTGTATTAAGAAAAGTCAGTCAGACCTCTCTCTTTACTATTCTCGGCGATTTGTCGCAGGGAATTCATGGGTATCGTGCGATCTCGGATTGGAATCAGGTTATTGAAGATATTTTTCCAAACGCGAACTATAAAATTTTGAAAAAGAGTTATCGGACTACGGTTGAAATCATGGAAAAGGCGAACTGTGTGATTCAGTTGGCGCCATACAAAGGCATGGTCCTTGCAGAACCGGTTGTACGCCACGATAAAGAACCTGAAGGGATTCTCTGTGACACTCAAAAGGAAGCGATGAATACGATTCTCGATATCTATTACAGGTTGACGACACAACATTATCAGTCTTTTGCCGTTATCACAAAAACGGGCCATGAAGCTGAATTAATTGCGGATTCACTTCGAAAACAGGCCAACTCACTTACAGTGGAACTTCTGGATGAGCATGCTAACTACAGTCATGCGGATCTCGTTGTCCTCCCATCTTATCTTTCAAAAGGGCTCGAATTTGATGTTGTCATGATATATACCGATCAAGAACCGTTCAAAGAGAATTCGCTCGATGTGAAACTGCTCTATGTAAGTATGACAAGAGCTCTCCACAGATTATTTGTGTTATACAATCAGGAGAATCCAGGAATCATCCAACATTCAGTGGCGAAAGGAGAATAG
- a CDS encoding SurA N-terminal domain-containing protein codes for MKKKLFTGLSLAATMAVVAACGGNDEGNTGDNNNLLDGNNQEEAPDNDMNDEAAMEGELEGDLEDEMEMEMPEPDLDGIPDVVAEVNGEEISQEEFLATYEPQFQQMAMQSQMTGEEVDEAQIRDMVADSMVNNTLLIQEADSQGIEATDEDIEQLLTELAQQNQMESSDQFLQALEEQGTPEDVVMDQVEMQVKVDQLIANEAGEIDVSDAEVEEMYAQLEAQQEQSGGELPPLDEIRTEIEDEVRNQQEMEFAQTLLDDLRSDADITVHL; via the coding sequence ATGAAGAAAAAATTATTTACCGGACTCTCACTCGCTGCGACAATGGCAGTCGTTGCCGCATGCGGGGGAAATGATGAAGGCAACACCGGTGATAACAATAACCTGTTAGACGGTAACAATCAGGAGGAAGCACCTGATAATGACATGAACGATGAAGCTGCCATGGAAGGCGAGCTCGAAGGTGACCTCGAGGACGAAATGGAAATGGAGATGCCGGAACCGGATCTCGACGGCATTCCTGATGTCGTGGCTGAAGTAAACGGCGAAGAAATCAGCCAGGAAGAATTCCTTGCCACATACGAGCCGCAGTTCCAGCAGATGGCGATGCAGTCCCAGATGACAGGAGAAGAAGTCGATGAAGCTCAGATCCGCGATATGGTTGCGGATTCCATGGTCAATAACACTCTGTTAATCCAGGAAGCCGACAGCCAAGGAATTGAAGCAACAGACGAAGATATTGAACAGCTTCTGACTGAGCTTGCCCAGCAGAACCAGATGGAATCTTCGGATCAGTTCCTCCAGGCGCTTGAAGAGCAGGGAACACCGGAAGATGTAGTGATGGATCAGGTGGAAATGCAGGTCAAGGTCGATCAGCTGATTGCCAATGAGGCTGGTGAGATCGATGTAAGCGATGCGGAAGTCGAAGAGATGTACGCGCAGCTTGAAGCCCAGCAGGAACAGAGCGGCGGCGAACTGCCACCACTCGACGAAATCCGCACTGAAATCGAAGATGAAGTAAGAAACCAACAGGAAATGGAATTCGCCCAAACCCTTCTGGATGATCTCCGAAGTGATGCGGATATCACCGTTCACCTGTAA
- a CDS encoding cation diffusion facilitator family transporter yields MTAQQNEKRLLTFSVYGAVAFAFGGIIVGILVSSQMILFDGLYSLISVALSMLSLYAAAFMSKKDTKNYPFGKSMIEPLVILIKYTAITILVAGSFITALLALFTGGRDMILGAAMIYSAFATLVCLLFLLWFRQASKRSKTGLIKAEQNQWMMDTLVSTGVLTGFLLAGLLSLSDTLSFLVPYTDPVMVLLVTGYFIRVPVVEMKKALHELLEMRLDHEQAGPIEQKVKEIEERFGMKESFIRLSRTGNVIWIEIDYVITPKSTVDSVKVQDQIRGEIAAAAGKDTHWLTVSFTENRKWAI; encoded by the coding sequence ATGACAGCACAACAAAATGAAAAACGCCTTCTGACTTTTTCGGTTTACGGCGCCGTCGCTTTCGCTTTTGGCGGGATCATCGTCGGGATTCTCGTATCCTCACAGATGATTCTCTTTGACGGCCTTTATTCCCTGATCAGTGTGGCATTATCGATGCTGTCGCTATACGCGGCAGCATTTATGAGTAAAAAAGACACGAAAAACTATCCGTTTGGTAAGAGCATGATCGAACCCCTCGTCATCCTGATAAAGTACACAGCGATTACGATACTCGTGGCGGGTTCGTTTATTACCGCGCTTCTGGCGCTGTTTACCGGTGGCAGGGATATGATCCTGGGTGCAGCCATGATTTACTCAGCATTTGCAACCCTGGTCTGCCTGTTGTTCCTGCTTTGGTTCCGTCAGGCATCGAAACGTTCCAAAACAGGCCTCATCAAGGCGGAACAAAACCAGTGGATGATGGATACGCTTGTCAGTACTGGAGTATTGACCGGTTTCCTGCTTGCGGGTCTGTTGTCCCTTTCAGACACGCTTTCGTTTCTCGTCCCTTATACCGATCCGGTTATGGTCCTCCTTGTCACAGGCTATTTCATCCGGGTTCCGGTGGTGGAGATGAAGAAAGCACTGCACGAACTTCTCGAGATGCGGCTTGATCACGAACAGGCCGGTCCAATTGAGCAGAAGGTAAAAGAGATTGAGGAACGGTTCGGGATGAAAGAATCCTTCATCCGCCTCTCAAGAACCGGAAATGTCATCTGGATTGAGATCGACTATGTGATTACACCCAAATCCACGGTGGACTCAGTGAAGGTTCAGGATCAGATCCGCGGGGAGATCGCAGCGGCAGCAGGCAAAGATACGCACTGGCTCACCGTCTCCTTTACGGAGAACCGCAAATGGGCAATCTGA
- a CDS encoding TetR family transcriptional regulator: MDKKQKIIEAATALIKEQGYDKTSVSQIVKRAGVAQGTYYLYFGAKSDLVTEIASSILHDQLARIQRQAEGLNLSGTVDVIIDVSFDVTRETSDLITFLYSGFAFDDSFEKWDSIYRPYYEWLTGRIDSAGPYSGKEELAKLIVGVTEHAAEAYYLSKQRQQDEETARSNVKKLLQRAIGA; encoded by the coding sequence ATGGATAAAAAACAAAAGATCATTGAGGCTGCAACGGCCCTGATCAAAGAACAGGGGTATGACAAGACATCGGTCTCACAGATCGTGAAACGGGCAGGCGTCGCACAGGGCACGTATTATCTCTATTTCGGAGCCAAGAGTGATCTCGTCACAGAAATTGCCTCGTCGATTCTGCATGATCAACTGGCGCGCATTCAGAGACAGGCAGAAGGGCTGAACCTCTCAGGGACAGTCGATGTGATCATTGATGTGAGCTTTGACGTAACACGTGAGACGAGTGATCTCATTACGTTTCTTTATTCCGGCTTTGCCTTTGATGACAGCTTTGAGAAGTGGGACAGCATTTACAGACCGTATTATGAATGGTTGACGGGGCGGATCGATTCGGCAGGCCCTTATTCCGGCAAAGAAGAGCTGGCAAAGCTCATTGTCGGTGTCACGGAACACGCCGCTGAGGCCTATTACTTATCTAAGCAGCGGCAACAAGACGAAGAGACTGCAAGAAGCAACGTGAAAAAGCTTCTTCAGCGCGCAATCGGAGCTTAA
- a CDS encoding LOG family protein, producing MKAITVFCGSREGSDPVYMREAYQLGKAMAERELTLVYGGAGIGCMRAMADGVLDHGGKVIGVMPEKLANRERSYRRLTDLRIVADMPTRKKVMMQEGDAFIAFPGGLGTLEEWFEVYSWAKIGYHDKPCCLLNINGYYDSLLALFGHMIEADFAPEDYLSGIVHDTDSKRLIDKIHQR from the coding sequence ATGAAAGCCATCACGGTGTTTTGCGGATCCCGGGAAGGATCGGATCCGGTTTATATGAGAGAAGCGTATCAGCTCGGCAAAGCCATGGCTGAGCGGGAGTTGACCCTCGTTTACGGCGGTGCAGGCATCGGCTGCATGCGCGCGATGGCGGACGGGGTTCTGGATCACGGCGGCAAGGTCATTGGGGTTATGCCGGAGAAACTTGCAAACAGGGAGCGGTCCTATCGGCGATTGACCGATCTCCGCATTGTCGCGGATATGCCCACGAGGAAGAAAGTCATGATGCAAGAGGGCGACGCCTTTATCGCGTTCCCCGGAGGTCTCGGTACCCTCGAAGAATGGTTTGAAGTATACAGTTGGGCGAAGATCGGCTATCATGACAAGCCTTGCTGTCTGCTAAACATCAATGGCTATTACGATTCTCTCCTGGCGCTTTTCGGGCATATGATCGAGGCGGATTTTGCACCTGAGGACTATCTGTCCGGGATTGTCCATGATACGGACAGTAAACGGCTCATCGACAAGATTCATCAGCGTTAA
- a CDS encoding ion transporter, producing MTDKQTFRGRMKHIALHPSFQPVIIGIIILNGLVIVAESYIQGNDWLLLLDTIIVWIFVAELAIKMIGLGVRGYFRDPWNYFDFTIVVLSLAFYNTPMVSVLRLIRVLRLIRMIPAIPALRKIIDSLVRSIPALTGIMGLTALIFSIYAIIGTTFFRDVLPYEFFGSFHHSLFTLLQVVTFESWASQVARPVIAEIPWAWFYFVTFIVIGALVILNLVVAVILDYLGHENEEVHQEQMERLFQENRELKEDLKEIKSMLRERNNPPS from the coding sequence ATGACAGATAAACAGACATTTCGCGGACGGATGAAGCACATCGCTCTTCACCCGTCCTTTCAGCCCGTAATTATCGGGATCATCATTCTGAATGGCCTTGTCATCGTGGCGGAATCCTACATACAGGGGAACGACTGGCTCCTTCTGCTGGATACAATCATCGTCTGGATCTTTGTTGCCGAACTGGCCATTAAGATGATCGGGCTCGGTGTGAGGGGGTATTTCCGTGATCCGTGGAACTACTTTGACTTTACCATTGTTGTCCTGAGTCTCGCTTTTTACAATACGCCGATGGTCAGCGTCCTGCGACTGATCCGGGTGCTCCGGCTCATTCGCATGATTCCGGCGATTCCCGCGCTCAGGAAAATCATCGACTCTCTCGTCCGTTCAATTCCTGCTCTGACGGGGATCATGGGACTGACAGCACTGATTTTCTCCATCTATGCGATTATCGGGACGACCTTTTTCCGGGATGTGCTTCCGTATGAGTTCTTTGGAAGCTTCCATCATTCGCTCTTCACGCTCCTGCAGGTGGTCACGTTTGAATCCTGGGCGAGTCAGGTGGCAAGACCGGTCATCGCGGAGATTCCGTGGGCGTGGTTTTATTTTGTGACATTCATCGTCATCGGGGCCCTGGTCATCCTGAACCTCGTCGTTGCCGTCATTCTCGATTACCTCGGTCATGAGAATGAAGAGGTGCATCAGGAACAGATGGAGCGGCTGTTTCAGGAGAACAGAGAGCTGAAAGAAGATTTGAAGGAGATCAAATCCATGCTGAGAGAGAGAAACAACCCGCCATCGTAA
- a CDS encoding deoxycytidylate deaminase, giving the protein MSILKEIKALVSTIPLGERDDWEQYFMSKAYIASLRSTCGSRRVGAVIVNSLDKDKRNILSTGYNGYPSGQPHCVDGGCPRFEAKKQGLIQSGEYQDEYPCDAFHAEANAMFQMQRRGISTEGCVLFSTTFPCRQCAEKINGAGIRSVYYSEGYPDAVSKAYLERYGIEVIRVED; this is encoded by the coding sequence TTGAGTATCCTAAAAGAAATCAAAGCCCTCGTCAGCACCATCCCCCTCGGGGAGCGAGACGACTGGGAACAGTATTTTATGTCAAAGGCGTATATTGCATCACTCAGATCCACATGCGGTTCGCGCCGGGTTGGGGCCGTGATCGTGAACAGCCTCGATAAGGACAAACGGAATATCCTTTCCACGGGCTACAACGGCTATCCATCCGGACAGCCTCACTGCGTGGACGGGGGATGCCCGAGGTTTGAAGCCAAGAAACAGGGGCTGATTCAGTCCGGTGAGTACCAGGATGAATACCCGTGCGATGCGTTTCACGCGGAGGCCAATGCGATGTTTCAGATGCAGCGAAGAGGCATCTCCACTGAGGGGTGTGTGCTTTTTTCCACGACCTTTCCGTGCCGGCAGTGTGCGGAGAAAATCAACGGAGCCGGGATCCGGAGCGTCTATTATTCGGAAGGCTACCCGGATGCGGTGTCCAAAGCGTATCTTGAACGGTACGGTATTGAGGTGATCCGGGTTGAAGACTGA
- a CDS encoding NAD-dependent epimerase/dehydratase family protein translates to MEKVLVLGGTRFFGKRLTERLLKEGKEVTLATRGESGNPFGNTVHHLKVDRFNRGSMEKIFQDGEWDVIYDQICFSPDDAMDAVDIFSGRTGRYVFTSTLSVYDFDDKGCKKEDDFDPFHYPLKEGRKEAFSYGEGKRLAEAVFAQKADFPVTMVRPPIVVGTDDYTKRLQYYMQRIQNRQPIGLDQPDARLSFVHAGELADFLYFAGHETFTGPVNTSSPDAVSLHELMQLMQHELQDGSVIIQPTSDSVEASPMNFPASYYQDVNRAKEAGFAFSPMSNWLPGLIRDLKHSIS, encoded by the coding sequence ATGGAAAAAGTACTCGTACTCGGTGGTACCCGCTTTTTCGGGAAACGCCTCACGGAACGTCTGTTAAAAGAAGGAAAAGAAGTTACCCTCGCCACGCGGGGCGAAAGCGGTAACCCATTTGGCAATACCGTTCATCACCTGAAGGTTGACCGCTTTAACCGCGGCTCAATGGAGAAGATCTTTCAGGACGGCGAATGGGATGTGATTTACGATCAGATCTGCTTTTCCCCGGACGACGCCATGGACGCCGTTGATATTTTCAGCGGCAGAACCGGACGCTACGTCTTCACATCGACGTTGAGCGTCTACGACTTTGATGACAAGGGCTGCAAAAAAGAGGACGATTTCGACCCGTTTCACTATCCTCTGAAAGAAGGACGAAAAGAAGCCTTCAGCTACGGCGAAGGAAAGCGCCTCGCCGAAGCCGTCTTCGCCCAAAAAGCCGATTTCCCTGTCACCATGGTCCGACCACCGATCGTCGTCGGTACGGATGACTATACAAAACGGCTTCAGTACTACATGCAGCGTATCCAAAACCGTCAACCGATCGGGCTCGATCAGCCTGATGCCAGGCTCTCCTTCGTCCATGCCGGAGAGCTCGCGGACTTTCTTTACTTTGCCGGTCATGAAACATTCACAGGGCCCGTCAATACGAGCAGCCCGGATGCAGTGAGCCTTCATGAACTGATGCAGCTCATGCAACATGAGCTGCAAGATGGATCCGTCATCATTCAACCGACCTCCGATTCCGTAGAAGCCTCACCCATGAATTTCCCCGCCTCCTATTACCAGGACGTGAATCGGGCAAAAGAGGCAGGATTCGCCTTTTCACCAATGAGCAACTGGCTCCCCGGTCTGATCCGGGACCTCAAACATTCAATCAGCTGA
- the gdhA gene encoding NADP-specific glutamate dehydrogenase, whose amino-acid sequence MKKITRTYLNHLYERFDARFDGQEEFIQAVHSFLESVAPVLDRHPHWRDANLTEALLYPERLISFKVKWLDDKGTLRINQGYRIQFNGELGPYKGGLRFDPSVTPSVISFLGFEQTFKNALTGLPIGSGKGGADFDPSEASEDEIRRFSEAFISELAHHIGEDRDVPAGDVGVGSREISYFARRYEDIHATSSPGTFTGKPPGRNGLKGREEATGYGLIYFVEEMLRHQETGLEGKRIAVSGAGNVSLHAMQKAKDKGGIIVACSDSSGMITNNDGLDIEAVRKTKEKGGSLKDLADGTKTITYQSDSGAIWQVKADIALPCAMENELKEDDAKTLITNGISLVAEGANMPCTPDAIMAFLQNDVLFGPGKASNAGGVVASVFEMAQAKEQIPWTFEKTDEHLERQMTEIYRRCQDAANTYGDGKNLDQGANIAGFLRILEASADS is encoded by the coding sequence ATGAAAAAAATCACGAGAACGTATCTCAATCACCTTTATGAACGCTTTGATGCGCGCTTTGACGGCCAGGAAGAGTTCATTCAGGCCGTCCATTCCTTTCTTGAATCCGTCGCACCGGTCCTCGACCGCCACCCTCACTGGCGGGATGCGAACCTCACAGAAGCCCTCCTCTATCCGGAACGGCTGATTTCCTTTAAGGTCAAATGGCTCGATGACAAAGGAACCTTACGAATCAATCAGGGCTACCGCATCCAGTTTAACGGTGAACTCGGCCCATACAAAGGCGGTCTCCGGTTTGATCCTTCCGTCACCCCGTCGGTCATCTCCTTTCTCGGCTTTGAACAGACGTTTAAAAATGCCCTCACCGGACTTCCCATCGGCAGTGGCAAGGGCGGCGCGGATTTCGATCCGTCCGAAGCCTCCGAAGACGAGATTCGCCGCTTCAGTGAAGCCTTCATCAGTGAACTCGCCCATCACATCGGAGAAGACCGGGACGTGCCGGCAGGCGATGTCGGCGTCGGAAGCCGGGAGATCAGCTATTTCGCGAGACGCTATGAAGACATTCATGCCACGTCGTCACCCGGTACGTTCACGGGAAAACCGCCGGGACGCAACGGTCTGAAGGGCCGGGAGGAAGCGACAGGCTATGGTCTGATCTATTTCGTCGAGGAGATGCTTCGCCATCAGGAAACGGGCCTTGAAGGGAAACGGATTGCCGTCTCCGGCGCAGGCAATGTCTCCCTTCATGCCATGCAAAAAGCCAAGGACAAGGGCGGTATCATTGTCGCCTGCAGCGATTCGTCGGGCATGATCACGAATAACGATGGACTCGATATCGAAGCGGTCCGAAAGACGAAGGAGAAGGGCGGCTCGCTGAAAGATCTCGCCGACGGCACAAAGACCATCACGTATCAATCCGACTCCGGTGCCATCTGGCAGGTCAAAGCGGATATCGCCCTCCCCTGTGCCATGGAAAATGAACTGAAAGAGGACGATGCAAAAACCCTCATCACAAACGGAATCTCTCTCGTCGCAGAGGGGGCCAATATGCCGTGTACCCCGGATGCCATCATGGCATTCCTGCAAAACGACGTCCTGTTCGGTCCCGGTAAAGCCTCCAATGCCGGGGGTGTTGTCGCCTCGGTCTTTGAAATGGCTCAGGCGAAGGAACAGATCCCATGGACGTTCGAAAAGACCGATGAACACCTTGAACGGCAGATGACAGAGATTTACCGCCGCTGCCAGGATGCCGCAAACACATATGGCGATGGCAAAAACCTCGATCAGGGGGCCAATATTGCCGGTTTCCTCCGCATCCTCGAAGCCTCCGCTGACTCCTGA
- a CDS encoding protein adenylyltransferase SelO encodes MTITERNSAFGWHLEQSYIKELPELFYRITDAQQVQNPELLLFNDTLAKEIGLDPDQLDASITAIFAGNAFPKGALPFSQAYAGHQFGNFTMLGDGRAVMIGEQITPAGKRVDLQLKGSGITEFSRGGDGRAALGPMLREYLISEALHALGIPANRALAIVTTGSPVYRQTIQPGAVLTRVADSHLRVGTFQYAAQFGSDDDVRSLADYAIRRHDPDLAEEPDRYHRFLKRVMDRQAKLMADWLHIGFIHGVMNTDNMTISGESIDFGPCAFLDHYDPATVFSSIDREGRYAYGNQPYIASWNLARLAETLIPLIHDDQDEAIAILQEDMKAFAELYQSYWLDGMRRKLGLKESKDGDSTLFTELLQWMEENKADFTNTFRSLSDGSVPDQADGRLNDWITRWQERIKSEGRSVVEAQTMMRTVNPAVIPRNHLVEEALDQAVQKDDLTLFHELLAAVRQPYEGTGIPPRFTEPPSKRFTDGYQTFCGT; translated from the coding sequence ATGACGATTACAGAGCGGAACAGCGCGTTCGGCTGGCATCTCGAACAAAGCTATATAAAGGAATTGCCGGAACTCTTCTACAGGATTACCGATGCACAACAGGTTCAGAACCCTGAGCTGCTTCTCTTTAATGATACGCTCGCCAAAGAAATCGGGCTGGACCCGGATCAGCTCGATGCATCCATCACCGCCATTTTCGCAGGAAATGCCTTTCCTAAAGGGGCCCTTCCCTTCTCTCAGGCATATGCGGGCCACCAGTTTGGCAACTTCACAATGCTCGGTGACGGACGGGCGGTCATGATCGGCGAACAGATCACACCCGCCGGCAAGCGTGTTGACCTGCAATTGAAAGGCTCCGGAATCACCGAATTCTCCCGGGGCGGGGACGGGCGCGCGGCGCTCGGGCCGATGTTGCGGGAATACCTCATCAGTGAGGCCCTCCACGCCCTGGGAATCCCGGCAAACCGGGCCCTTGCCATCGTGACAACCGGGTCGCCGGTGTACCGGCAGACCATTCAGCCCGGTGCGGTCTTGACGAGGGTTGCGGACAGCCATCTCCGTGTCGGAACCTTTCAGTACGCCGCACAATTTGGTTCTGACGACGATGTTCGCTCGCTTGCCGACTATGCCATTCGCCGTCACGATCCGGATCTCGCCGAAGAACCGGACCGCTATCACCGCTTTTTAAAGCGCGTGATGGACCGGCAGGCGAAACTTATGGCGGACTGGCTTCATATCGGGTTTATTCACGGTGTGATGAATACGGACAATATGACCATCAGCGGGGAATCCATCGATTTTGGCCCGTGTGCCTTTCTCGATCATTATGACCCGGCAACCGTATTCAGCTCCATTGACCGCGAAGGCCGTTATGCCTATGGCAATCAGCCTTATATCGCATCATGGAACCTCGCGAGGCTCGCCGAGACCCTGATCCCGCTTATTCATGACGATCAGGATGAGGCCATTGCGATCCTTCAGGAGGATATGAAAGCCTTCGCCGAACTCTATCAGTCTTACTGGCTTGACGGCATGCGCCGAAAACTTGGCCTGAAAGAGAGCAAAGACGGCGACAGCACCCTGTTCACCGAACTTCTTCAGTGGATGGAGGAGAACAAGGCAGACTTCACCAACACGTTCCGCTCCCTTTCTGACGGCAGCGTGCCGGATCAGGCCGATGGCCGGCTCAATGACTGGATCACACGCTGGCAGGAACGAATCAAGTCGGAAGGGCGCTCCGTTGTAGAAGCCCAAACGATGATGCGCACCGTCAATCCGGCGGTGATCCCGAGAAATCACCTTGTGGAAGAAGCCCTCGATCAAGCCGTGCAAAAGGATGATCTGACGCTCTTTCACGAGCTGTTGGCAGCCGTGAGACAGCCTTATGAGGGCACCGGGATCCCTCCGCGCTTCACCGAACCGCCTTCAAAACGGTTCACAGACGGCTATCAGACGTTTTGCGGAACGTGA
- a CDS encoding DoxX family protein, giving the protein MFMDFLRNNKIAAGILTFLRVYIGWQWLTAGWGKITGEPFDASGYLNGVVANESVQATYPTYHAFIENFALPNAGIFSFMVAWGEFLVGLGLILGILTTAAAFFGIMMNFAFMFAGTISSNPWLVLLTVFILAAGHNAGKFGGDYYVVPYIRSKFFKNKDVSKASQAA; this is encoded by the coding sequence ATGTTTATGGACTTTTTGAGAAACAACAAAATCGCAGCGGGAATTCTGACTTTTTTACGGGTATACATCGGCTGGCAGTGGTTAACAGCTGGGTGGGGCAAGATCACAGGTGAGCCGTTTGATGCATCGGGCTATCTGAACGGCGTTGTCGCGAATGAATCCGTACAGGCCACTTATCCGACCTACCACGCCTTTATCGAGAATTTCGCTCTTCCGAATGCCGGAATCTTCAGCTTTATGGTCGCGTGGGGAGAGTTCCTTGTCGGACTCGGTCTTATCCTTGGAATCCTGACAACAGCAGCCGCATTCTTCGGCATCATGATGAACTTCGCGTTCATGTTCGCCGGCACGATTTCAAGTAACCCATGGCTCGTTCTTCTCACTGTCTTCATCCTTGCAGCAGGCCACAATGCCGGTAAATTCGGCGGCGACTACTACGTCGTGCCTTACATCCGCAGCAAGTTCTTCAAGAACAAAGACGTGTCAAAGGCTTCACAGGCCGCCTAA